Proteins encoded within one genomic window of Companilactobacillus zhachilii:
- a CDS encoding SLC13 family permease, which translates to MAVFKRVFSDKVLWIAGAAAILTSIFISPPQLMDINWKTLASLLSMMIIIQIYDYLDFLKYYAAYMTHKAKTTRQMIFMLASLAFFGAMFLTNDVTILTLVPLFYQLSKHIKVNPIFPVIIIAMAANLGSIFTPFGNTHNLFLLTHFNLGIKQFFIMSTPITIVTFIAIFLVTRFFPKDPIELTELPAVELNIPSLTLTVAVTVIIFLGIFSVIPMWGSLIAALLLVIFINPHILESVDYSIVLIFMCFFIAVGNINREPAIVNNLHQFLQTRTSTYLTSIITSQFISNVPTTILVSKFSKYVHAIFLGTNIGGLGTVVGSLANLLAFKQYRFFFKKEPGKYLLYFTIINFTMLVIIGTIGYFLIDLGL; encoded by the coding sequence ATGGCCGTATTTAAACGTGTATTTTCAGACAAGGTGTTGTGGATTGCTGGTGCCGCAGCAATTTTAACGTCTATCTTCATTAGTCCACCACAATTGATGGATATTAATTGGAAGACGCTCGCATCGCTTCTATCTATGATGATTATAATCCAAATCTATGATTATTTGGATTTTCTTAAATATTACGCGGCGTATATGACGCATAAAGCGAAAACGACGCGACAAATGATATTTATGTTAGCTTCATTAGCTTTTTTTGGAGCAATGTTCTTAACAAATGATGTTACGATTTTAACTTTAGTTCCTTTATTTTATCAACTTTCCAAACATATAAAAGTCAATCCAATTTTTCCAGTGATCATCATTGCGATGGCCGCTAACCTTGGTAGTATTTTTACTCCGTTTGGTAATACCCACAACTTATTCCTGTTGACGCATTTCAATCTTGGAATCAAACAATTCTTTATCATGTCGACACCGATAACAATTGTTACTTTCATTGCCATCTTCTTAGTTACTCGATTCTTTCCAAAGGATCCTATCGAATTGACTGAGTTGCCAGCCGTGGAATTAAATATTCCTAGTTTAACTTTAACAGTTGCCGTCACAGTTATAATTTTTCTTGGAATTTTTTCTGTTATTCCAATGTGGGGATCGTTGATTGCGGCACTGCTGTTAGTAATTTTTATCAACCCGCATATCCTTGAATCAGTTGATTATTCAATCGTACTGATCTTCATGTGTTTCTTTATTGCCGTTGGTAATATTAATCGTGAACCAGCCATCGTTAATAACTTACATCAATTTTTACAAACAAGAACAAGCACTTATTTAACATCGATTATTACTAGTCAATTCATTAGTAATGTTCCGACAACTATCTTAGTTTCCAAATTCTCTAAGTATGTTCATGCAATCTTCTTAGGTACGAATATTGGTGGACTTGGTACAGTCGTTGGTTCACTAGCTAACTTGTTGGCTTTCAAACAATATAGATTCTTTTTCAAGAAGGAACCTGGCAAATATTTATTGTACTTTACAATTATTAACTTCACGATGTTGGTAATTATTGGTACCATTGGCTACTTCTTAATTGATCTAGGACTTTAA
- a CDS encoding ClbS/DfsB family four-helix bundle protein encodes MQVYKNSQELIDQIRESYHKFIDEYEGISDDVADERIDQVDKTPREMLSYQVGWINMILSWEKAEAGGANITTPTPGYKWDQMRELYHDFNIKYGSDGIQNEKAELGSVVAELIEWIDNMSHDELFKPGERKWATTKAMWPVAKWIRINAVSPFNNYSRQVRKWKNFNLRDKKPVNS; translated from the coding sequence ATGCAGGTATATAAAAATTCACAAGAATTGATAGACCAAATTAGAGAGAGTTATCATAAGTTCATTGATGAATATGAGGGAATTAGTGATGATGTTGCTGATGAAAGAATCGATCAGGTAGATAAGACACCTCGAGAGATGCTCTCATATCAAGTTGGTTGGATTAATATGATTTTGTCATGGGAGAAGGCTGAGGCTGGTGGCGCTAATATTACCACACCTACTCCTGGATACAAATGGGATCAAATGCGTGAGTTATATCATGATTTTAATATCAAGTATGGTTCAGATGGCATTCAAAATGAAAAAGCTGAATTAGGCAGTGTAGTGGCTGAATTAATTGAGTGGATCGATAACATGTCACATGATGAATTGTTTAAACCCGGTGAACGTAAATGGGCTACCACAAAGGCTATGTGGCCAGTTGCCAAATGGATTAGAATTAATGCTGTATCTCCATTCAATAACTATAGTAGACAAGTTAGAAAATGGAAGAACTTTAATTTGCGCGATAAAAAGCCAGTTAATTCATAA
- a CDS encoding class I SAM-dependent methyltransferase, with protein MKNIYDNEQFFEKYNQMNRSQKGLAGAGEWSTLKSMLPDFTDKSVLDLGCGYGWHDRYAVDNGAKSVIGVDMSEKMLDMAKSKTKTDKITYLHNDITKLDFGQNQFDIVLSSLALHYVPSFDKVVQQVSHYLKPQGTFIFSVEHPIFTAQGREEWDYDSDGKIKDFPVDNYFYEGKRETDFLGETVVKYHKTLTTYLNGLLKNNFQISQVVEPMPPKSMVNLPGMKDEMRRPMMLIISAVNEKKFK; from the coding sequence ATGAAAAATATATATGATAATGAACAATTTTTTGAGAAATATAATCAAATGAACCGCAGTCAAAAGGGATTAGCTGGTGCTGGTGAATGGAGTACCTTGAAATCTATGTTGCCAGATTTTACCGATAAGTCAGTTTTGGATTTGGGCTGTGGTTATGGTTGGCATGATCGTTATGCGGTTGATAATGGTGCTAAATCAGTAATTGGTGTCGATATGTCCGAGAAAATGCTGGATATGGCCAAATCGAAGACCAAGACTGATAAGATAACATATTTGCATAATGATATTACCAAGCTTGATTTTGGACAAAACCAGTTTGATATTGTACTCAGTTCATTGGCACTACATTATGTGCCATCTTTTGATAAAGTAGTCCAACAAGTTAGTCATTATCTGAAACCTCAAGGAACATTCATTTTTTCCGTTGAACATCCAATTTTTACAGCGCAAGGTCGTGAAGAATGGGATTACGATAGTGATGGAAAGATTAAAGATTTTCCGGTTGATAATTACTTTTATGAAGGTAAACGAGAAACTGATTTCTTGGGAGAAACGGTTGTTAAGTATCATAAAACTTTAACGACTTATTTGAATGGATTGTTGAAGAATAATTTTCAAATTTCACAAGTCGTTGAACCAATGCCACCTAAAAGCATGGTGAATTTGCCAGGAATGAAAGATGAAATGCGTCGACCTATGATGTTGATTATTTCGGCAGTGAATGAAAAGAAATTTAAATAA
- a CDS encoding lectin-like domain-containing protein, whose product MKKRRYYHRIALFIGAAVLGINFGIMPIQVEAATKSNTIIGLAAAKTDTFSHVDANNFLDYFKLNGSAEYDSSQGIVTITPDKNDQVGNFALKSKIDMNTSFDLTGQVNLGDKTSENGGADGIGFAFHNGNVDDIGNAGGNLGIGNLIDALGFKLDTWHNSYYQPQAAIPGSQVLPEDSNGYGWAGDPQNPQFGAFVTTSLKEINAFDGNDYDRWWAETDTSSVQDLDATDLDGQFHDFNVNYDGSTRELTIKYTQANGKTLTWQKTVSTSDEAMAMIVSASTGGAKNLQQFKLIKFDYQQAATVNVRYLSTTGRQVGQASVEYPAGAIVGGEYKTEQLDIPNYHFVRMDDDGKVSGTPSLPATGTLNTAGDNGTIVYLYEPEYQIDQKIVNETIHYVDEDGNSVADDYQAKPITFITVKNPTTSEAKEYFAVGKQDKPMVTSDGIPISQNGVQWFEGNKTSFGAVNHPEVDGYKVISNDAPDGDLMKVSAQAVHSDSSDLVFTVVYSKDPEKPVDPEKPVDPEKPVDPEKPVDPEKPVDPEKPVDPEKPVDPEKPVDPEKPVDPEKPVDPEKPVDPEKPVDPEKPVDPEKPVDPEKPVDPEKPVDPEKPVDPEKPVDPEKPVDPEKPVDPEKPVDPEKPVDPEKPVDPEKPVDPEKPVDPEKPVDPEKPVDPEKPVDPEKPVDPEKPVDPEKPVDPEKPVDPEKPVDPEKPVDPEKPVDPEKPVDPDNPVVPSQPTSPDNNILINSGLPSTITSKKNPNKFPQTGEKSSNWEVELGTVLLMVAGLFSHIIWRHSH is encoded by the coding sequence ATGAAAAAAAGACGATATTATCACCGAATAGCACTTTTTATTGGTGCAGCCGTATTAGGAATAAATTTTGGGATAATGCCAATTCAAGTAGAGGCAGCTACCAAATCAAATACCATTATTGGTTTAGCAGCGGCAAAGACGGATACTTTTTCACACGTTGATGCCAATAATTTCTTGGATTATTTTAAACTCAACGGATCAGCTGAATATGATTCCAGTCAGGGCATTGTGACAATTACACCTGATAAAAATGATCAAGTGGGAAACTTTGCTTTGAAGAGCAAGATTGATATGAATACAAGTTTTGATCTCACTGGACAAGTTAATCTCGGTGATAAAACTTCTGAAAATGGTGGGGCCGATGGTATCGGTTTTGCATTTCACAACGGAAATGTTGATGACATTGGTAACGCAGGTGGAAATCTTGGCATTGGTAATTTGATTGATGCGTTGGGATTCAAATTAGATACTTGGCATAATTCATATTATCAACCACAGGCAGCTATTCCTGGTTCACAAGTTTTACCGGAAGATTCAAACGGATATGGTTGGGCAGGAGATCCTCAGAATCCTCAATTTGGGGCTTTTGTTACAACAAGCTTAAAAGAAATCAATGCTTTTGACGGTAATGACTATGACCGTTGGTGGGCTGAAACTGATACTTCTTCAGTTCAAGATTTAGATGCAACTGATTTGGACGGTCAGTTTCACGATTTCAATGTTAATTATGATGGCTCGACACGTGAGTTAACAATTAAGTACACGCAAGCAAATGGAAAAACTTTGACTTGGCAAAAAACAGTTTCGACTTCGGATGAAGCAATGGCAATGATTGTCAGTGCTTCAACTGGTGGCGCTAAAAATTTACAGCAATTTAAATTAATTAAGTTTGATTATCAACAAGCTGCTACGGTAAATGTAAGGTATCTCAGTACGACCGGTCGACAAGTTGGTCAAGCATCAGTTGAATATCCTGCAGGTGCCATTGTTGGTGGTGAGTATAAAACTGAGCAATTAGATATTCCAAATTACCATTTTGTGCGTATGGATGATGATGGAAAAGTCAGTGGAACACCCAGTTTGCCGGCGACAGGAACCTTAAATACAGCTGGTGACAATGGAACAATAGTTTATCTTTATGAGCCCGAGTATCAAATTGATCAAAAAATTGTAAATGAGACAATTCATTACGTTGATGAAGATGGAAATTCAGTGGCTGACGATTATCAAGCAAAACCAATAACCTTTATTACAGTTAAAAATCCTACAACCAGTGAGGCTAAAGAATATTTTGCGGTAGGTAAACAAGACAAACCTATGGTTACTTCAGACGGTATACCAATCAGCCAAAATGGTGTGCAGTGGTTTGAGGGTAATAAAACTAGTTTTGGAGCAGTCAATCATCCAGAGGTTGATGGATACAAAGTAATTTCTAATGATGCTCCAGATGGTGATTTGATGAAAGTCTCAGCTCAAGCGGTGCATTCAGATAGCTCTGATCTAGTTTTTACAGTCGTATACAGTAAGGATCCAGAAAAGCCAGTGGATCCAGAAAAGCCAGTGGATCCAGAAAAGCCAGTGGATCCAGAAAAGCCAGTGGATCCAGAAAAGCCAGTGGATCCAGAAAAGCCAGTGGATCCAGAAAAGCCAGTGGATCCAGAAAAGCCAGTGGATCCAGAAAAGCCAGTGGATCCAGAAAAGCCAGTGGATCCAGAAAAGCCAGTGGATCCAGAAAAGCCAGTGGATCCAGAAAAGCCAGTGGATCCAGAAAAGCCAGTGGATCCAGAAAAGCCAGTGGATCCAGAAAAGCCAGTGGATCCAGAAAAGCCAGTGGATCCAGAAAAGCCAGTGGATCCAGAAAAGCCAGTGGATCCAGAAAAGCCAGTGGATCCAGAAAAGCCAGTGGATCCAGAAAAGCCAGTGGATCCAGAAAAGCCAGTGGATCCAGAAAAGCCAGTGGATCCAGAAAAGCCAGTGGATCCAGAAAAGCCAGTGGACCCAGAAAAGCCGGTGGATCCAGAAAAGCCAGTGGACCCAGAAAAGCCGGTGGATCCAGAAAAGCCAGTGGACCCAGAGAAACCAGTGGATCCAGAGAAACCGGTGGATCCAGAAAAGCCAGTGGACCCAGAGAAGCCAGTGGACCCAGAAAAGCCGGTAGACCCAGAGAAACCGGTGGATCCAGATAATCCGGTTGTGCCGAGTCAGCCAACTAGTCCAGACAATAATATACTGATAAATTCAGGCTTACCAAGTACGATTACCTCAAAAAAGAATCCAAATAAATTTCCTCAAACAGGTGAGAAATCATCCAATTGGGAAGTGGAACTTGGTACAGTATTATTAATGGTAGCAGGACTGTTCAGTCATATAATTTGGCGTCATTCGCATTAA
- a CDS encoding DUF6095 family protein, translating into MQIILSILMFVVGIAVMTVSFKAKKELIYYLTLSIGIIIFFAGIFVIFPK; encoded by the coding sequence ATGCAAATAATTTTATCAATTTTAATGTTCGTTGTAGGGATTGCCGTAATGACCGTATCTTTTAAAGCTAAGAAGGAATTGATATATTATCTGACCTTATCAATTGGCATAATCATTTTCTTTGCTGGTATTTTCGTAATTTTCCCAAAATAG